GGACCAGATTTGCAAGCAAGCCGATGACCATCGCTCTCTGGCTCTTCTGTATGCTTCCTATGCACGCAAGGTCAAGCTTGAGAGCTCAAAGCTTGTTAGGGTTTTCGCAGAGCTATCTCGCAACTTCATAGCTCTAATGAACAAACCTAAATACAGGCCTCTTTTCGGCAATGATTTATCCCATGTTGATGAATCAGTGCTTCGTCAATTGGAGAAGGAAGTGAAAGAGCGCATTAAAACCACGCGCCAGGTGATAGGGGATGCAAAGGAGTCCTTTGATAACCAGCTCAAGATTCAGAAGTTGAAGGATACAATTTTTTCTGTGAATGAGCAGTTAACAAAGGCAAAGAAACAAGGAGCTTTCTCAAGCCTAATTGCTGCCAAGTCAATTTCAAAGGGCTTGCATTGTCTCTCCATGAGGTTGATGGAAGAGAGGATCGCCCATCCTGAAAAGTATTCAGATGAGGGAAAGCCTACTCCTCCAGAAGTTCAAGATCCTAACTTGTACCACTATGCCTTATTCTCAGACAATGTCCTTGCAGCATCTGTTGTGGTCAATTCGGCAATGAAGAATGCAAAGGAGCCGCACAAGCATGTGTTTCATGTTGTGACTGATAAGATGAACCTTGGAGCAATGCAGGTGATGTTTAAGCTGAAGGATTACAGTGGTGCACACATTGAGGTTAAGGCAGTGGAGGACTACAAGTTCCTGAATTCTTCTTATGTGCCAGTCCTTCGACAGTTGGAGTCTGCTAACCTGCAAAGATTTTACTTTGAGAACAAGCTCGAGAATGCTACAAAGGACACAACTAATATGAAGTTTAGGAATCCCAAATATTTGTCAATATTGAACCATTTAAGGTTCTACTTGCCGGAAATGTATCCAAAACtgcataaaattttgtttttggatgatgACATTGTGGTTCAGAAGGACCTTACTGGGCTATGGAAGATTGATATGGATGGCAAGGTGAATGGAGCTGTAGAAACATGTTTCGGATCATTCCATAGATATGCACAGTACATGAATTTCTCGCACCCCTTGATTCGAGAAAAATTCAGTCCAAAGGCTTGTGCATGGGCTTATGGAATGAACTTCTTCGATTTGGATGCTTGGAGAAGGACAAAATGCACTGAAGAGTATCATTACTGGCAGAATCTTGTAAGACTTAActcttatttagtattttatcaCAACACTTTAGTCATTCATTATTTTGCATTCTCAAACAACATTTAGTATTGTAACATTGTATCTATTGACGCTATCAAGCTCAATGTTACGTCAATCATTACATTACTAGTAATGGTGCTAGAGGCTGCATATTCATATGCTAGAATAGAAATAATTGTACTTTATGTTATGGACTCACACAccaatctatttattttttatgttgagaCTGTCGTTTCATGTTTAACGTGTTGTCCTCATGTTGCTGCAGAACGAGAACAGAACACTATGGAAATTAGGGACACTGCCACCGGGTCTAATCACATATTACTCAACAACAAAGCCACTGGATAAGTCATGGCATGTTCTGGGACTTGGCTATAACCCAAGCATTGACATGGATGAGATCAAGAATGCTGCAGTGGTGCACTTCAACGGGAACATGAAACCATGGCTTGACATTGCATTGTCTCAATTCAAGCCACTTTGGACAAAGTATGTTGACTATGAATTAGAATTCGTTCGGGCCTGCAATTTTGATTTCTGAATTGTTTAATTTGCTCTCACCATGCTGTGTCAAGTGTGACGCAGTTTCATTGCTGTTTAGTTTCTGATATATTATGCTGATACGATTAACATAATTCCTAGCTGGTGCAGGAAAAAGAATCTTTATTTCTCTTATTGTAAAATTCTTTTGTATAGCAATTCTCccatttctttttccttatttattcaCATGTTCACAACATTTATgcaaaataatgttatttttgaaGTATGGTTCATCTGAATTTAATGTTCCACTCTCgctttggttgttttattttttatcagattaaaaatatttgtctaAAATAAACTTTGACTTTTGATTCTGATACTTAAAATGATACTTAAAATTAAGGTTATTAAACTCGAGAGTTTACATAAATTCGTGAAAGTCAAATAAACTTAACTCGTAAACTCATCATAAACCCGTAAGAGTTTACttcagataaaaaaattatatagataatatcttaattcaaataagcctacaaaattatgtaattttaaataaataaaatttatagatatattgttcacaaaaataaatattgtaaaacataaatacttggattattgttattagttttgatgcatttcattaaatatataataaaaaaagaactgTAGTAGTGCAGATgacttatgttttattatttaaaaaacaatttcttttaccTATTACAAAACAATGTTCAACTCACTAccttgttaaaaaaataacttcacTCAACAGTGAGTGACGTAGTGGGAAGGA
This window of the Vigna angularis cultivar LongXiaoDou No.4 chromosome 7, ASM1680809v1, whole genome shotgun sequence genome carries:
- the LOC108337172 gene encoding galacturonosyltransferase 8, which codes for MVNHRFPHSAISTLTLSSSAISITFCIVLALSFLVTHSHSSHHTDANGGVAHGLESTRRPVLALKTDPLKPRLDQICKQADDHRSLALLYASYARKVKLESSKLVRVFAELSRNFIALMNKPKYRPLFGNDLSHVDESVLRQLEKEVKERIKTTRQVIGDAKESFDNQLKIQKLKDTIFSVNEQLTKAKKQGAFSSLIAAKSISKGLHCLSMRLMEERIAHPEKYSDEGKPTPPEVQDPNLYHYALFSDNVLAASVVVNSAMKNAKEPHKHVFHVVTDKMNLGAMQVMFKLKDYSGAHIEVKAVEDYKFLNSSYVPVLRQLESANLQRFYFENKLENATKDTTNMKFRNPKYLSILNHLRFYLPEMYPKLHKILFLDDDIVVQKDLTGLWKIDMDGKVNGAVETCFGSFHRYAQYMNFSHPLIREKFSPKACAWAYGMNFFDLDAWRRTKCTEEYHYWQNLNENRTLWKLGTLPPGLITYYSTTKPLDKSWHVLGLGYNPSIDMDEIKNAAVVHFNGNMKPWLDIALSQFKPLWTKYVDYELEFVRACNFDF